The Fusarium musae strain F31 chromosome 10, whole genome shotgun sequence DNA window CTGCCTGTGTACGATGCATCCCCTTTGCCAACCCAGCGCAAATCTAACACTTGTCAGACCCGAACTCTGGCGCGACTTGCTAGAGAAGATCAAAGCCGCCGGCTTCACAGCCTTCAGCATCTACAACAGCTGGGGCTACCACGAAGCGACCCCCGGCGTTCTCGACTTCGAAAATGGCGCCCACGATTTCGTGTCCATCATGACCCTTGCCAAGGAGCTCGGCCTCTACCTCCTGATCCGTCCTGGTCCCTACGTCAATGCCGAGGCTAACGCCGGAGGTTTTCCTCTGTGGGTCACGACCGGAGAGTACGGCAAGCTTCGAAACGATGATCCTAGATACACTAAGGCTTGGTCTAAGTATTGGACTGAGATTTCCAAGATTATTGAGCCGCATCTCATTACCAATGGTGGCAATGTTGCCATGTTTCAGGTACAGCTACAGCCTTGTCGATGGTGGAGGAAGCTGACGAGTGCAGATTGAGAACGAGTTGGGCGGTCAGTGGAAGAATGACGACAAGAGAATATTGAACGAGCCTACCGCCAACTACATGCAACTTCTCAAGGAGTCCGCCAGAAAGGCCGGTATCGATGTTCCTGTATTCCACAACGCGCCCAACACTGTGAGTTCTACCTCTCCAAATATGAACCGTAGACAAAGTACTAACGGATTTGCAGCGCACATTTTCTTGGTCCAACGATTTCGAGCGCAATGCAACTGGCAACGTCGATGTCACTGGTGTCGACAGCTACCCCTCCTGCTGGAGCTGCAACCTCGACGAGTGCACCGGCACCAACGGCGAATATGTCCCCTACAACATCCAAGACTATGTCACCTACTTCAACAAGCAATCTCCCCGTCAGCCTCACTTCTTGCCCGAGTTCCAGGGCGGTTCTTACAACCCATGGGGCGGTCCAGAGGGTGGTTGCCCTGGCGATATTGGTCCTGACTTTGCCAACATTTTCTACCGTGACTTGCTCGCACAGCAGGCCACCGCTATTTCTCTGTACATGATGTACGGCGGAACCAATTGGGGTTGGTTTGCTTGTCCTGTTGTTGCAACTAGCTACGATTACTCTTCGCCTATCTCTGAGAACCGTGCTATCTGGGATAAGTACTACGAGACCAAGTCGCTGACTCTTTTCACGCGGGTTGCGCATGATCTTACCAAAACCAATCGAGTTACCAACAGCACTTCTCTTTCCACGAACGATGCCATCTTGGTCTCCGAGCTCCGACATGAGGAGAATGATGCTGCCTTTTACGTTGCTAGACACGATCACTCACCTTCCGGCACCAAGGAGACCTTCAAGGTTCATGTCATGACCTCCGAGGGCAAGCGTACGTTTCGGTATTCTTCCTCAAGCCGCATATACTAACGGTCTTTAGTCACCATCCCCCAGAATGAAGGCGCAATCACTATCAACGGCCATCAATCCAAGGTTATCCCAACTGACTTCCACTTCGGCAAGAAGACACTCCTCTACTCGACCGCCGAAGTCCTCACTTActccatcatcgacaacaagGAGGTCATTGTCCTCTGGCTTCCTGAGGGCGAGCAAGGAGAGTTTACCCTGGAGGGACACACCGAGCTCAAGCATGACAAGTCTCTTAAGGGCATTAAGGTCAAGTCGGGCAAGAAGAGCGTTACTGTCAACTACACTCAGTCAAAGGGTCTCTTTACTCTCAACCTGAAGGATGGCTCCACCATTGTTCTGGCTGATCGAAAGACTGCTTACAAGTTCTGGGCGCCTACACTGGATAACAACCCTTTCGCACCCGTTAACAAGACAGGTGAGTTCTTCAGATGAAACCACACACTTTAGAGACGCATATTGACTTTCGCAGTTCTGGTTCATGGCCCCTATCTCGTCCGCCACGCCACCATCAAGAACGGACAGCTCAACATTCAGGGCGATCTCGACAGTTCCACCAAAATTACCGTCTTTGGCCCCGAGTCTCTCAAGTCCATCGCTTGGAACGGTGAGAGGGTCAAGGTTTCGTCGAAGGAAGGCCACAAGTacaccatcaacctcaagggTCCTTCAAAGGTTACGTTGCCCGAGCTCGACTCCTGGAAATATGCCGACAGCTTGCCCGAGATCAAGACCGACTACAAGACCTCATCCTCGGCCTGGGTTGGTACGTATTACAGTCGCGCCTGATATGACTTAATGTACTGACCTGAATAGTTGCCGATAAGAAGAACACCACCAACGCGGTCCTCGCCCCCGATCTGAAGAACCCCGTGCTCTACGTCGACGAGTACAAGATCCACTACGGAAACCACATTTACAGGGCGACTTTCCCCACCACTAGTTCTGCCCCTACTGGCGTTTATCTGAACCTCACTGGTGGCATGGCCTTTGGCTATTCCGTCTGGTTGAACTCGGATTATATCGGATCTTATCTCGGCGAAGCCACCACTGGCCATGCGGGCCAAGAGTTCTCCTTCAAGAACGCCACTCTGTCCAAGAAGGAAAACGTTCTGGTTGTTCTGATGGATAACTCTGGCCACGATCTGCGTGACGGCGCTCTTGATCCTCGAGGTATCACCAACGCCACTCTTGTTGGCCCTGCCAAGGGCGGTTATAAGTTTTCTGAGTGGAAGATTGCTGGTCATGCTGGAAGCGTTGAGGGCGAGGTCATCGATCCCATCCGCGGCCCCCTCAATGAGGGTGGTCTCTACGCTGAGCGTATCGGTGCTCACTTGCCTGGTTTCTCCGACAAGAAGTGGAAGTCATACTCTTCCAAGCAGGGAACCCTCGTCAACCCTTCGGCTGGAGTCCGTGCCTATAGAATGACTGTGGATCTTGATGTTCCTGATGGCCTAGACGTTGGTGTCTCGTTCAAGCTTACGGCACCTTCCAACACGACCTTCGCCGCCACGAAGAAGGGCTACAGCAACCAAGTCAGAGTTCTTCTATTCGTCAACGGCTACCAGTACGGACGATTCAACCCTTACATCGGCAACCAAATCTCCTTCCCTGTCCCTCCTGGTGTTCTGAACTACAATGGAGAAAACACCATCGCCGTAACGGTTTGGAGTCAGAGTGCTCAAGGTGGCGAGGTCAAGGTTGAGTGGGAGGTTGACTATGCTCATACATCCAGCTTCGATGTCAAGTTTGACAGCAAGTATCTCCGCCCAGACTGGACCAAAGAGAGACTGCAGTATGCTTAGGAAATTAGTAGTTATGTGGTGTTTGAGAGTTAAACAtgttagttattaaaatatcgGTCATGTTAGCTAGAACATAATTTAGTGAAGCTCCTTTGGCGTCACGAAGACCCAGTTCTTGTCAGCTGTAACGGGTAGTccttccttcttctgagcAATcgtgttgttcttgatcatgCCGTCAATCTGCTCTCTGTAAGCAGGCTTGCGATCGACCCAAAGGTGAATACCGCCACGCGCAACATCAACGCCCTGGAAAATCATGGGACCGTCACTATCAGGAGTATCACCACCAGCAAGAATAGGCCTGTTCCACTCATCAATGTAGGTCAGAATAGCAGCCCATTTTCCAGACTTCCAAGTAGCCGGAGCCCAGAGCCAGGGAGTcatctcagcttcaaggtTCTGCTTCTGTGTCTTTTTAGTGTAGTCACCATCCTCAATCTGTTTGCGAGCAGTGGTGATCTCGCCCTTCTTagtcttgaggaagagagataCACCGATGACGTTCTGGGGAGGGACGTTGTAGCCATATTTAGGATCGCTAGCAACCATGCGGACAAGCTCTTCGGAAGCAGCACTGACGACGTAGACCTTGATGCCGTTGGCCATAAGGCGGTTGTACAGCTCGACCTGGCCCTCGAAGATCTTGGGAGGGGAGACTTCGGTGGCAGTGACCTTGTCATCCTCGAAGTAGGTGGTGGGGATGGTCTTGTTGTATGCCATCAGCTCATCGACGTAACCCTTGAGCTCGCCAAGGGGGAATCCGCTGAAGATTTGTGCAGCCCAGGGATAACAGACAGCATCCTCAATCTCACAGAGGCGCAAGTAGTAGCTGTACAGCGACTCCTTGTGCTTCTTGGTGTCTTTGAAAGGGACCAGCTTGAGAGCAGGGTCCATGGTCTCTCGTGTAAGAACACCCTTGTTCTCAAGGTAAGGAAGAAGTGATTCTTCCAGATCGAATTGATAGCTGGTGTTGTCCATGTCGAAGACAGCATAGCGACCATTGTTGGCATTGCGAGCAATCATCTTGTTGAGAGCTTTGGCTGCTTGGGCGGGCCAATGCTTCAGCTCAGGACCCTTAAGACCATAGTTGCCATTGGAGGGAGCGGCAGCAGAAGGAGTGCTTAGGCTTGTCAGCCAAAGGGCATTGACAACGAAATTGATGCTGGGTCTCATGATGAAAGgcttgaggtgaggtgaggtgaggtgagtaGTGAAAAGCTTGGGGAACCTGctttttcagcttcagcctggGATGGGATTTACAGAGTAATTAAAGAAGTCCATGGCCGTCAAGGTTTACCGGCCCGACAGTTATTCCATACGAAGTCGCTGATAGTGTTACAAGAGGTAATATCCGGTGGTTGGTCTAAATGGACGATCTTGGACTATTTGGTCACGCTACCCCGCTTACACGTTTACTGAGGGGTTTTAGTCGCTGTCGAGATAACGGCGACAGGAGCTTGTTTGTATCGATAGAGGTCTCGATTTATTTAATGTCGCAGATTGTCCCGTCaatctaatactattaaggcTTCTATTCGACATCAGATCGATCTAACCCATGCCCATATCTCGAAGCTGAAGGTGGTGATGTCAGCCACTTTCCTGTCTAGGCCAAGTTTCCAAGAGCAGGGGAGGGTTGTACAGTTCAATAAACGGTCAAGATCTGCGTCATTGACACGAGAACAAGAACGGCATTCGGCATTAGTTCAAGGCTCCAAGCCAAGAGCCCTTTTACTCCAATGATGTAACCCTGGAAGGGGCCCCAGGGCGTTTTCTAAACCACTAACGGACAGCTAACAGGGGGTTCAAGGTTTAAGCTTGCCAGCGCCGGGCTCCAATTTCTGCTTATCGCAGGGAGGAATTCTTGGAATTAAATTGCGCTTGATTGGCAGGGCGGGGCGCCAATGCTTAGGTACAAGGATTCCTAGCTGCGTTCACTGAATTCACCCTAATTTGCAGAACCCTTGGGTGATTTCTTCGGCGAAGGCGAAGGCGATGGCTCTTCATCGCCTGAGACTCCGATGGCCTCCAGGAATTCTTCGAATGCAGCTTGGGGAATCATTCCGCCGCTTGCGTTCTTGTGACCACCACCGAACCTAGTTCCCAATCGCTCTCTCAACGAAtcgtcttctgcttcttctgctgcttgaACAAGAATTTCTGGGATGTTGACAGGAGGATCTCTGCCCCTGGCGCACGTTGGAACGCGACACGAATAGTTGACAAAGCCTCTCGCGTAGCCTTCATTCGCTACCATCACGACTTGGAGCTGCCTCGAAAACAATAGGCGAGCCTGGCGTGCTGCAATGAGGGCATGAATCTGTGCTTTCGAGTTGATGCGAATCACTGCGATTTTTCCATCAGCAGAAAACTTGGGCACCACGCGAccggccttcttcatctcttgtATTACTTCGGCCCTTGCTTCCTTCAAGAACTTATTCTTAATAAGCTCTACTGGTGATGAGGCCGCGATCAATGTTTTCCAGGCTCTGGGGACATCGTAGGCTGCGGTTCGGCGAGGAGCATTGATAAGCTTTGCACTATTGTTTATCGTCTTTTTATTATGCGTCCCAAACGTCGCTTGCATGTTCGGAAATGGCGGCCGCCATCTGATCGCATTACCCAGATCCCCATGTGTTCCCATAACACATAGCCACCCGCATGCTTCCTCGACCGCTTCGTGTAAGTCGCGGCAGATGAGATAAGTCAGCAGCGAACTTGTAGCTATCGGTGGACATTTATTCGCCGTCACTAATATCGCGCCCTCAGGGTGATCGTTGTCCTCTGCCAAATGGTGGTCAATGACTAACGCGCGATGGGGTGAGTCGATTACAGGTTCTGATTTCCATGAGCCTTGgtcgaggacgatgatgtaAGATGGCTTGTGAGCTTCCATGTTTGCTCGAGAATCCATATAGTGTAGTAAGCTGTTTTTGTTCATCGTGTAACACGATATCAGCTTGGAATCAAGGCCGAGCAAGATGAGAGTTTTTCTTATGATGGCTCCAGCAGCAAGACCATCGGCATCTTTATCAGGGACGATAAGAGTCTGTTCACCGGCGGCGGCACTGCGGGATGATTAGCTGAAGTGACCTTCAGACATGTCGTTCTCATCCAGAGACGATTGGCATGGTACTAAGTAGGGGCAGCTGACCATTTGCGGATGAAATCCTTTGCTTTCTCAAGTTGACTCTTGGGGGCAGGCCAGATCACACTTCCATCCTCATCTCTTTGCGGTTGAGCTTTGTGATAATCCTCTTCAGGAAACATCGGCTTCGCACCACGATACTGAAACTTCTTTCGGTCTACAATCGACGTTTGAAATTGCCGAAAGATTGTGAGGAATAGCCCATTCTTGCGAGATATAGGTAATATGAATATCTGTGCATTTAAAGTCTTCAGGACTGACGGGGTAGATGTAACGCGAAGCATGGTTCCGGTGGTGATATGAAATTCTCGAGGACATTGACATGCATGCTTGGTTGGTGTCTTGAAAAACTGCAGAAAACGTGGCGCGAGCACACAGCCACGATTATTCGCCACATATCATGCTCTAGGGTATTGCTCTTCCACGCGATGGGGCCTTTGATGAAATTGCTCAGATTATCAGTGAAGCCCGCCAGTTTGTCAACCCATCAGGCTGAACGCATGCGGAAAGGTGCCCCTGAAGAATGCGGACAACACGCCAAGCACCTGGGGCTCGACCGCCAGCCACCGCACCAATTGGTGGGCTTTCAGGGGCTCAGGAATGCAGTGACTTCAGACTTTCCACCGAGTTCATTCAACATGATGGCTTCTCAAGTGATCGCCTCGAAATGAGAACAGCGGCTGAAGGTTATCGTCTATTGATCGGGTGATTGAGCCAGGGTTCTCAAGCCTTTGGCGATCGATGGCGTCGTAGGGCTTTTGTGactatataagtattacctCCTTCCTCGCGGTTGTCTTCTCTGGCGAATATAGCAAACATACACCGAAGCAAACATGAAATATTGTGTTTTTGTTCTCCTCTTTTCCGTTGTTGAGGTCACTGCCCAAGCAGCAAACTGCAGTGAAGTAGAGGCCTGCCTCAAAGCTGGTCCGAAAAACgcatgtttttttttttttttttttctttttttttttttttttttttttttttttctttttttcatggaagaaggaagGCTAACCTTTATCTATAGACTGATGCCTGCGGTGATAATGAGCGATGCCTTTGCGGAACACATAAAGAAATTGCCAAGTAAGCGGACTCTCTTTATTGATGGTTCTGGGTTGCTAACACGTCTCACGCCAAAGTTGCTACGTCAATTGCGAGAAAGATTCGAGAGCGAAACCGGCCGAGCAAGCTGTTGAGAAGTACTGTTCTGTATTGAGAAAGCGATCAAAGCCATTGTATAAGTGAGCACTGTCGCCCGCAAGATGAGAATTCACCAGCACTCTTtgtatattaaaattatagataGTTTGTTGGCGTCTTATAGAAGTCAGCACATCATGAAATTGAATTCACCAAAGAACCCAAGCCTGTCAATCACCAGATCACGCACCGATGCCATTCAAAAATCAGATAGTGACGCATCAATCTCTAGACCAATTAATCTCAGTAATTTAGTAAATGTGCAAAAAGGAGTTGCTGCTTTTAGCAGCTGGCTGGAACTCTCCCGCCGGGAATTGAACCCGGGTCTCAagcgtgacaagcttgcatacTGACCACTATACTacggaagatgatgactgtGAGCAGTCACTGTAGCGGAGTTCGATGTCACGTGGAAAGATTTTGAAATTTATATACCCATCAACAAAATTTTGCCCAGTTTCGCACTCAAAGCTCGGAAAACCGATGCTGTCAAGCTCAATCCACCAATCACAACGCATATTCTGGTAAACTCTCTTCCGAGCCTGGTAATGACGCAACACCAAGCTGATTCATGCTCGCTTCAGCTACCCTGGATTTTATACTGGGTCAAAATCGGCTCGGAACTTCGGAGGTAGacatatatataaacttttgGCAGTGCAGAGATCCAAGGAAGAGGGATTCTCTTTGTTAATGTCCCAGTAAATTTAATGAACAGTTCGAACTGTATTTTCCTCCATTGCCATTATGTCGCAACCTACGGAATCTAATTCGAGGCGTCATCCCGCTCATAAAGTTTTTGAAGAACTTGGTCTGGTCTCACTATACCACTCGACCAAAGATGTCAAGATCCTTTGCGCACAGAGGTTCATCCGTCTCTTCGCCTATGGCGGATCTactcttgttcttgtagcATATTTACGAGAACTCGGCGTATCGACAACCCGCGTCGGCTTATTCATGACCTTGACGTTGGTTggtgatatcatcatcagcttcctGCTTGCACTGTTCGCCGATGGCGTTGGTCGACGCGCggtcttggctttgggagCAATTTTGATGACTGCGAGTGGAATTGTATTTGCCACCTCTAGTAACTACTGGATTTTGCTTGCTGCAGCAATCTTGGGTGTCATTAGTCCTGGgtaagagaaagaaaaatggtttgatggtgttgatgctgaCAATCGATAGTGGCAACGAGATCGGACCCTTCCGCGGTGTTGAAGAGAGCATCATCGCCCATCTTACTGATGCAGCACGGCGAGGCGATGTATATGCTTGGTATAGTCTCTCCGGGACAGCTGGTGGCGCCTTTGGCCTTTTGACCTGCGGCTGGATCATTCATCACATGCGCGTCAATCTCGGcatggatgttgttgaagtgtATCGCTACGTCTTCTATGGATACTCTGCGATGGGAGTGCTAAAGTTGCTCTCGgccatcatcttgagctCTGCTGTTGAAGTTCACCATGAGCCCGAGCAAGATTCTTCAGCGGACAACGGTGAACAAGCACCCCTGCTTCCCGACAACGCTCAAGTTCAAAGCGCCGACCAGCCTCAGCCCAAGAAACAACTCCGAGCTCGAATTTCTCGTGACAGTATCCCGACTGTTGTGACCCTTTGCACTCTGTTGGCTTTGGATAGCTTTGCTTCAGGACTGGCTCCTCTGTAAGTATTTTGACACAATAGATTATTTTCCCGCGAGAGCTAACAGTCACGGCAGCTCATGGATCACTTACTACTTCAAATCCTACTATCATATCGAGGAAGGAAAGTTGggttccatcttcttcaccacgAGTATCATCGCCGCTGTATCGATGCTGGTAGCATCTTCTCTTGCCAAGCGATTCGGCAATGTTCGAGTAAGAGTCCAATGCCGACAATAATCTGAATTAACTCACTGACCTGACTCTCAGACTATGGTATTTACTCACCTTCCATCAGCGGTCTTCTTGGCTCTCGTCCCCATTCCCAACGACGTGCACCTATCAgttctcttcctcattctACGATCATGCACTCAGTCAATGGATGTTGCACCCCGTTCAGCTTTCCTCGCCGCTATCATCAAACCAAAAGAGAGAACAGTTGTCATTGGTCTTATCAACGTGGCCAAGACAACTTCTCAGAGCCTTGGACCTCTCATCACAGGACTACTGGCAGATTCGAACTATTTCTGGGtttctttcatcatggctggatcTTTAAAGGTATGCTATGACTTGGGATTCCTCGGACTCTTCAAGCATCATGAACACGTGGAAGCAAAGCGAAGCCACGAGGAAGAGGGAAGCCAGTGAGTTGCAGGCTTGATACTCTGTGTTTTATCTGatcaagccaagaaggaattGGAATAAGGTGCTCCGTTATATACTCCTATTGGTTGCTGTATTTATAGCCAATCCCAGAAGCTCTCTTAGACTTTAATGAACAAAAGCTTAATCTCCCATATGCGGCCACTCACAAAGGTACATGTGGCATAAAGGAATAGAGTCAAAATCAGATTAAGTTCCCTCAATGACGGAAAATAAATCACCAAGCCCAGGATTTGAACCAGGAACTCCCTCCCCCTTTTGGGGCTGACTTCCGCGTACAAGCTTTCATCAGTGATGATAAGCGGATGTGTTAACCATTACACCAGCTCAGGCTTTTTTTGTTATTATCCATTGCCCTGTACAATGATGCTTATGTCTTAGTTCGGAAGCAATGCTGCTAATGTTTCTAGTACATACTCCCTCCTAATGCTTCCGCATTAATATGTGATCTTTCACCAACAGACTTCTTCACGACTataacaagctcatcaagcgTGCCCAAAAATCTCACAAACGCATAAACGGCGGCTGACCATTGTCTTCCTTCTTGCTTTGCTAGGTATTCCTTAGAGTTGCCCTCATCTTGAAAGTCTCCCCGCAACCTCCTGAACTGGATCGCCCGGCCTACCAAAGGCGTCGGCAGGATTGCTGGAAGTGGCTCTCCAGACATCAACGAATGCTGAAGAAGGGTCATGGTTGACATCAGGTCAGCGATCAGGTTTTCGTCACCTGCGCTCACGCGATAGAAGAATCTCTCGCGGATTGGGAGTGGTAGCTTCGTCGCGGTCATACTGAACTGGGCTAGGAAGACGTTGAGGTTGTTGCAAAGATGGTTAGCGCGGCTGAGAGTTTCAGTATCAatgtttgaggttgagaactCAAATTTGGTCTTTAGGATCGGAAGGGCGATGGAGTTGAGCAGCTCTTCGGTCGTGATAGCCTGCTTCTCGATGACCTCGACGAAATCATCTGAAGGCGAGCGCCAGACTGAAATCAGAAGGGCATAGCGGTCTCTGATGCTCGACAACTGGCTGGATAAGATTTGTCGGTAATGTCTGTTTCCAGAAAGGGGTCGCGGAAGAAGCGCAACAAAGACGGCTGCACCAAAACCGATCAGGACAAGAAGTATCCGCCGCCAGAAGACCTCGTATCCGACTCCAGGGTTACCATAACTGGGAATATGCGTATCGACCCAACTATACGACATAACCATGTACATAGTTGATGTAAGCATGATACCTGCAGCCATATGTTGTGGCGGAGCAAACAATCTCCACCACATCATACCAATGATGGCGACTGCCATGATGGCAGCTAAGCCGTATGGGTTTCCAGGGCCATTTCCAGATCCGATGTACCAGCACAGAAGACCCAGGATACCTCCAGCCACAGTACCGAGGGTACGAATGAGGATTCCAGATGTAAAGTCAGACATGTAAGGTTCGAGGGCCATCTGCGCCATGATCAGAGCCCATAGTCCCTTTTCGCGATAGTAGAAGCCAGCCGACGATGGTATAACTGCAGGGATGGCGAGGGCAATAGTCAAGACGAGCGCACGAAGAGCGTGAAGACCCTCAACACCCGTAAAGAAGTTGATGAGCGCCAAGAAGATCAGACTCGATTTGCTTCGTCGACGACTCGTGGGCTGCTCCATCCTTTCAAGAATGGCGGCTGTGGTTCTTGCCCCTTCAGGgtcttccttttcctttcgcttcttgcTGAACAGTcctcccttcttctcgggtTTGGAAATGACGGACATCGTTCGAGTGAGATCATTTGAATTAGGAATCGTGGAAGGCGGTGCATCGTGAGACAGGCCGAGCGTGAAAATGTGCTGGAGGCCTTTGGGTAGCCATACTCGCTTCGATGTTCGAACCCTCTCAACCTCGATGGCTCGTTCAAGTACCCCTCCAATATTCTTTGTCAGGTTGATGAGTCGTTCCTGGTATAGAAGACCAGACATCAAGCCAAGGAGAGGAGGTGCGCGGTGATCGTTGTAGAGAACCTTGCCGTTGGCATCGAAAAGATGAGCATGAGGAGCGATCAGTTGCTCTGCAGCTGTG harbors:
- a CDS encoding hypothetical protein (CAZy:GH35); this translates as MKLLSLSTVGLLALTGLSIGQETKDVPIQDNGLTNIVEWDDHSYLINGERIFVFSGEFHYWRLPVPELWRDLLEKIKAAGFTAFSIYNSWGYHEATPGVLDFENGAHDFVSIMTLAKELGLYLLIRPGPYVNAEANAGGFPLWVTTGEYGKLRNDDPRYTKAWSKYWTEISKIIEPHLITNGGNVAMFQIENELGGQWKNDDKRILNEPTANYMQLLKESARKAGIDVPVFHNAPNTRTFSWSNDFERNATGNVDVTGVDSYPSCWSCNLDECTGTNGEYVPYNIQDYVTYFNKQSPRQPHFLPEFQGGSYNPWGGPEGGCPGDIGPDFANIFYRDLLAQQATAISLYMMYGGTNWGWFACPVVATSYDYSSPISENRAIWDKYYETKSLTLFTRVAHDLTKTNRVTNSTSLSTNDAILVSELRHEENDAAFYVARHDHSPSGTKETFKVHVMTSEGKLTIPQNEGAITINGHQSKVIPTDFHFGKKTLLYSTAEVLTYSIIDNKEVIVLWLPEGEQGEFTLEGHTELKHDKSLKGIKVKSGKKSVTVNYTQSKGLFTLNLKDGSTIVLADRKTAYKFWAPTLDNNPFAPVNKTVLVHGPYLVRHATIKNGQLNIQGDLDSSTKITVFGPESLKSIAWNGERVKVSSKEGHKYTINLKGPSKVTLPELDSWKYADSLPEIKTDYKTSSSAWVVADKKNTTNAVLAPDLKNPVLYVDEYKIHYGNHIYRATFPTTSSAPTGVYLNLTGGMAFGYSVWLNSDYIGSYLGEATTGHAGQEFSFKNATLSKKENVLVVLMDNSGHDLRDGALDPRGITNATLVGPAKGGYKFSEWKIAGHAGSVEGEVIDPIRGPLNEGGLYAERIGAHLPGFSDKKWKSYSSKQGTLVNPSAGVRAYRMTVDLDVPDGLDVGVSFKLTAPSNTTFAATKKGYSNQVRVLLFVNGYQYGRFNPYIGNQISFPVPPGVLNYNGENTIAVTVWSQSAQGGEVKVEWEVDYAHTSSFDVKFDSKYLRPDWTKERLQYA
- a CDS encoding hypothetical protein (EggNog:ENOG41), translated to MPPSGVVFIHFAAGVMICVGMALAWAWGTITMKAALATRPQADLQQRYAELQQSMPQNTTNVGQASGQTTYAQIAIYEGFMLDARVSVTYFCMMGLFVYFMARVRVSAPNLMLVSMFSLIVANIYLTTAPLIPTFNGTIPKVLILPSAIAVGVGVVCNLLFFPQSTSQITLGSMADLLRPMNGYVKALTRHFKTRSRFEPEQLQALKATLAVSFKSVESAVKFLPLDFSFRRWSPEDIKSFQEPLRQVLVSFGELLQLSISREDLFAKDEALTKAAEELEKSDNEKHPLAYHIAKAANLREITRHPDTEEMIVKAIDALSSCATPLLKTLEQTVDAIIEAFSGAYKDGTISQHEQVLASLQEALDDFEDTAAEQLIAPHAHLFDANGKVLYNDHRAPPLLGLMSGLLYQERLINLTKNIGGVLERAIEVERVRTSKRVWLPKGLQHIFTLGLSHDAPPSTIPNSNDLTRTMSVISKPEKKGGLFSKKRKEKEDPEGARTTAAILERMEQPTSRRRSKSSLIFLALINFFTGVEGLHALRALVLTIALAIPAVIPSSAGFYYREKGLWALIMAQMALEPYMSDFTSGILIRTLGTVAGGILGLLCWYIGSGNGPGNPYGLAAIMAVAIIGMMWWRLFAPPQHMAAGIMLTSTMYMVMSYSWVDTHIPSYGNPGVGYEVFWRRILLVLIGFGAAVFVALLPRPLSGNRHYRQILSSQLSSIRDRYALLISVWRSPSDDFVEVIEKQAITTEELLNSIALPILKTKFEFSTSNIDTETLSRANHLCNNLNVFLAQFSMTATKLPLPIRERFFYRVSAGDENLIADLMSTMTLLQHSLMSGEPLPAILPTPLVGRAIQFRRLRGDFQDEGNSKEYLAKQEGRQWSAAVYAFVRFLGTLDELVIVVKKSVGERSHINAEALGGSMY
- a CDS encoding hypothetical protein (EggNog:ENOG41); this translates as MQATAKLINAPRRTAAYDVPRAWKTLIAASSPVELIKNKFLKEARAEVIQEMKKAGRVVPKFSADGKIAVIRINSKAQIHALIAARQARLLFSRQLQVVMVANEGYARGFVNYSCRVPTCARGRDPPVNIPEILVQAAEEAEDDSLRERLGTRFGGGHKNASGGMIPQAAFEEFLEAIGVSGDEEPSPSPSPKKSPKGSAN